Sequence from the Torulaspora delbrueckii CBS 1146 chromosome 5, complete genome genome:
GAATTCACTTGGTCTTATGAGGACAAAGATGGAAAAGTCCACACTTTAAAAACCACTCCGCTGGAATTTGCTTCTAAGTATGCTAAACTGGATACCAAAAAACCGGTGTCTCTAATCAATGACCCAAGACACCCTTACGGTAAACTGATTGAGATTGAACGTTTGGGAAATGTCTTAGGAGGTGATAAAGTCATTTATCTGAACGTCGATAACAAGGTTCTCGCTGACTTAGTCgtcaagagattaaagaaTAATAAGAcaattttctttggttcCCACACGCCTAAATTCATGGAcagaaaatttggaatcATGGATGTTCAACTATGGAACCTTCCAGCCATCAAATACGACTTAAAGCAAGAAAAAGCCTCTAGAATCAGATATGGTGAGAGTTTGATGACACATGCAATGCTGATCACTGGGGCTCATATCGACGAGAACACTCAGCAACCAGTTCGTTATCGTGTGGAAAACTCATGGGGTAAGGACTCCGGAAAAGATGGTATGTACGTGATGACTCAAGAATATTTCGAAGAGTACTGTTTCCAAATCGTTGTTGACATTGATGAGCTTCCTAAGGAACTGGCAGCTAAGTTCACCTCCAAAGTAGAAaatccaattcttcttccaatcTGGGATCCAATGGGTGCTTTGGCTCAATAAAACATGTAAATTGTCTTTTCATAGCGTTTGTATAAATCCGTAAGTTCGGCCCAGAACGTATAACCTACGAATGTAAGAACATGCTGCCTACGAGTATAACAGGATGGTATTACTTCCGAATAAGCCTCCCACAAACACGCAAATCTCGACAGGTACGAGCAGGAAGATTGCAGCACTAGCCTAGTAGATTGGCTGACAGTGTCATCGTCTTGACCATCTAAGGCTTTAAATTCAGAACTCGAGGCGGGTCACCTTCCCAGCTTGAAACTAAATTTATGGCCATACAGTGATTGATTACTTCTGAGAGGTAAATAGATCTATATCTGTAGGGCCCAATCACACTAATAGTGGTCCTGTAAGTTACAATACTAGTGAACCATGAAATTTAGGGCCAGCCTGCTTCTTTTGCTGTTAAATGCGGTGAAGATAGCCCATACGCAACGAGTTCCTGCGAAAGATCATGAGTCGCGACACTACTTTGCAGTTGAGAGTTATTTGGACCCTAATGAGCTCAATAAGATACATCCTGACTGGACGTACGAACATGACGTACGGGGGCTCGATAATCACTACGTATTCTCCAGAGAATCAAGCAGCAAATCTTTAAGAAAGAGATTATTAGCTGATGGGACCGATGTATTGTCAGTTGAAGATCTGCTCCCTCAGAGGCTGGAGAAGAGGATGCCAGTTCCATTAGTACCGATAGACTCAAGTATGATTCCAATGAAAGAGGCCGAAGACCGACTGATTATTAAAGATCCTCTTTTCGAAAAGCAGTGGCATTTGATTAATCCTAGTTATCCTGGTAACGACATCAACGTAACTGGTCTATGGTATGATAATATTACTGGTCATGGAGTGGTTACTGCCATCGTGGACGATGGACTGGACTAcgataatgatgatttgaaagataacTTCTGTGCTGAGGGCTCGTGGGACTTTAACGACAACACTGCTTTGCCAAAACCAAGGCTCAGTGACGATTATCATGGAACTCGTTGTGCTGGAGAAGTAGCAGCGGCCAGGAATGACTACTGTGGTGTAGGAGTAGCGTACGATGCAAAAGTCTCTGGTATACGTATTTTATCTGGTGAAATCACACCAGAGGATGAAGCAGCTTCGCTAATATATGGTCTTGATGTTAATGACATTTATTCTTGTTCCTGGGGGCCAGCAGATGACGGCAGACATCTACAAGGTCCTTCTGATTTGGTTAAGAAGGCAATGATAAAGGGAGTtcaagaaggaagagacAATAAAGGTGCAATCTATGTTTTTGCTAGTGGTAACGGCGGAGGTTTCGGTGATAATTGTAATTTCGACGGATACACAAATTCAATTTACTCCATCACAGTCGGTGCAATCGACCACAAGGGTCTCCACCCACCATACTCAGAAAGCTGCTCCGCCGTCATGGTGGTTACATATTCCTCGGGATCTGGTGAGTATATTCACTCCACTGACATCAATGACAAATGCAGTGATAGACACGGAGGTACATCTGCCGCTGCACCTTTAGCGGCTGGTATTTTTACGCTTGTGTTGGAAGCCAATCCCGGGCTTACATGGAGAGATCTACAATACCTATCCATACTTTCATCCGAGCAGATCAATGACATGGATGGTGAATGGCAGCAGGGACCATTGGGGAAAATGTATTCACATCGTTATGGCTACGGAAAACTTGATGCCTATAAAATAGTAGACATGGCACGCGGTTGGAATAATGTTAATCCGCAGACCTGGCATTACGCTCCAACTCAGGATGTTTCGTTATCAACCAACTCTACTGATGACAAAATAGAATCAGTTGTTACAATAGATAGAAAAAAGCTCGAGGATTccaacttcaaaagaattgagCATGTCACAGTTACTGTGGACATAGAAGCAGACATCAGAGGTACGACAGAAGTCGATTTGATCTCACCGATGGGTACAACCTCAAAGTTGGCGGTTGTTCGAAAGCTGGACAATTCGCAGGACGGCTTCAAAAGTTGGAGTTTTATGTCCGTCGCCCATTGGGGTGAGGAAGGTGTGGGTGATTGGAGGCTACAGGTAAGAACAACTGTCGCCGGCAATGAAGTAAAGCTTAACAACTGGAGGCTGAAATTTTTCGGTGAGTCTATTGATGAATCATTAACCGTCCCATTTGTTTTTGGTAATGATAGTGAAGATCTgagtcaagaagaatcagatAGTGAGAACGAAATAGAAGCTGCACCTTCAGAAGTCGCAACCACTACTACAGAGGAACCTCTGGCTACAGCTTCACCAACAACCGACACTTCAGCTTCACCAACAACCAACACTTCAGCTGCACCAACAGATGTCTTCAACAGCGATGCTCCAAATAAAATGACGTCCCCAGCTAAGGCAATGCATTACTTTGTCGCTTTATTTGTAATTGGTGCTGCATTATTCCTATTATATTTCCTTTTCTTCGTGAGAACGAGACGGAGGATACGAAGATCGAGAGCAGAGACCTACGAGTTCGATATCATCGACACTGATTCCGATCATGACTCGTCCTTTGACTACAGCATGCGCGGAGGGCCCGAAATTGGTTCGGCAGATGTGGATGATTTCGATTTCGATTTATCTGATGAGGATAACCTCGTTAACGACTCCTCAAATGACCCTGAAGCTCACTTCCAGCCATTAGATCAAGCACTTGACGTCTCTCAAAGTAAGAAGAACGGTGCACAGAAGGATTGATTTTTTAAGCATCTAAAATTTTGCATGGTGACTATAAAAAAGCAAGCTACGGGAAATAAGTGACTAAATAGTTACCGACCGTCAATGTAACGACCCGAATGAACTAATTGAACGCATAAATAGAAATTGACACTATCTAAAATTATAAACCATCATTTGGAACAACCTCTCGCGCTTACCTTTGAATTCAGATGGATAAAAAAGTTCAGTTTTTGTATCGGCTAAGCTTATGAAAAAGGCTCATGCTCTAACTGGTGTTTATAAGATAAACCTGTCAAAATTGTGGCACGATGAGTCTGATAGTACGGATTAGAAACTTATGTGTCTTTTTCTTGTCTGCATGTCTTTTGCAGGCTGCTTCAGCTATGGAGATGGATAATACCGACGAATATACGAGGCCCGATATTGTTGACGCTGGACCAAAGACTTTCCATTGGCTATGCTCACTAttcttgcttcttttgataCCTTCGTTTGCCACATGTCTAACATTTGCTGGAAAGATATACACGTCTGTCTTCTTGCAGATCATCTGTGGATGTTACGCAATTCTAGAGGCCCTGGTACTTAAATTCGAGGATGGAGATGGCGTTGAGAATAGAACATCAAGGGGAACAGCTTGGTTTCTGATGTGGATTACATGGGTCACCATATTTTTCGGTGGATTAGCTAGTGGAACTGGGATTCTGGTTCgcaacaagaaattgcaagCATTTGTGTCGCACACAGGAGAGTTTAAGCTTTCTCTGGTCCATAGGGTTTTGTCATTTATGGTGGTCCTCACAGGATGGGTGAAGATATGCTTGGCGCCCGTTGCTCTGTTTGGATTCTGCAGAGATAAGCACACAGGGCAATGTATCGCTCATGGAATAATGGGCTCAGCATTCATTCTTTACGGTTTTGTTTATTCGCTAGTACTTGTGATACCTTGGCTACGACTTTCTCAAGCATCCTTCTCCCAAGACCACATTGATAGTTGGGTGATGTGTCTATGGGGGATTGTCAATACTTTTACAGAGCACAGGTGGGGTCGCGAAGATTGGAGTATGAGTGATTATCAACACACCATAATGGGCGTCATCTGGTGGTGCGGTGGTATTTTGGGTATTTTCTTGAGCAGAGGTGGAAGGCGAACTTTCGTGCCCAGTCTGATCATTATATTTACAGGATGGGCAATGTCGGAGCACTCTCAACATCTTCTAATCAGTACAAAGGTCCACTATGTATTTGGCCTTGTATTGATGTCGGGTGGAGCACTGAGGATTGTTGAGATTTCTTTCCTACTGAAGGATGAGAGAGCAGGAGACAAAAtatattcttttcaatacCTCGCTCCATTTTGTCTCGTGTGTGCCGGTGTAATGTTTATGGGCGCTAATGAAGAACAGCTCATCCTAGTTTTGAGACTTGGAGCTGACCACGGCGCTTACATTCTTCTTTTAGGCTCGGCAGCCTTTATGATCTACTTCTGGATGCTAGTATGCCTGGAAATTTATCTTCATTTGATAGTGAAAGAGCAAAAGGGCTTTTTATCAAAATACTCGAATTTGGAAGGTCCTGTAGAAGACCCTGATTTTGAGCTGGAGGTGGTTTCGGAGGACCAGTTTCGCGAGTAGTAGAAATAAAAACCAACATAAAAGCCGTGCTCTTACGCTTAAGAATTACTGGCAATACGGGGTTGGTTTATTGTGCTATATTCTTGGGCGCTGCAGCCATTAGTCGAGCCACTTTACGCCTACCGGAGTGATACTATGAATTCCCCTCCGGTTCCGGCTCTTAAAGCTGCTTAAATCCCAAACCTGTTATAGAATTACTCCAACAGCATAAGTTTGTAGGCCATGTATAAAAGTGATGGATTTTCATTTAATTCTTTGCACCGATCAGAAATTAAAAAGTGAAAAGCTATGGAACATGCTCTTGGAATGCTACATTAAGACTTGTAATGATTGCAGTGCATTCAAGAGTCTAATGCTGTGTATCCTAAATGATTTCACCACAAATAGTTCTGTGTTTTTTGATTGCAACAAAAGGTATAGATTCTGTAAACTAGACATTTTTGGTCGAAGAGAATATCAGTCAACTCTTGTTGCATACTACCAAGGTTAACAGCATGTCCCCCAGTAAGGTTTAGCCTTCCTACGGCCTCGCGATTGGGCGATCGGTTGCCAGATATGCCATCAGCAAGTCAATTGAACTCAAATTGTAAGATAGAAGATGCGCGTATGTTCATTAACCTTCCTAAAATGGGGACTATAATTGCATCCTAAACAGCACTTCGAAAActcatctttcttgggtACCGATGAGGTGAGTTATTGCTAAAGCTGCATTCAACTCGAATCAAAGCAACTCTTTATTCATTGAACAGCCCAGCAGCAGTAAAAACGTAAATGCCTTGGCAGTAGTAGCATCATCTGATTTGCTTCGGGCAATTTTCTTGTTTCCTGTTCTCAAGACTTTAATTTGGCTtttatccttcaaagcgttgatcttgaaatgcATTTACTTCAagtcaatttgaaaagtaaAACTAAGAGCACAAACAAACAGAACCAATGTACCTCCCGGGCCAGCAATTGGTGTCGTGGTCTAAGACCGGTTTGATTGCCTATGGAGACTCAAAGTCACCAGAAGGGAACTTCTGCGTAACCTTTCTAGAGACTGTGAATGGCACCAACTGGAGGTTTCACCCGCCTAAGAGGTACATTATACATCCTCAACTGCACGAGGTGCCTGCAAGTGGTATTGGAAATGCACTGACACAAACCGGTAACTCACTTAATGGCTCTGGGAGCACTCCTAATGTGGCCGCGCTGAACAATGACAAGCATGCTCATCAATTCTTTTACAATATTTCTTCTGTACACTGGAATAACTGGTTCAGCTTACCAGGGGATATGCTCGCAGTTTGCGATGAGATAGGTAATATGACGATGTTAATCTCAGGTCAGAGCCCGGAGGGTCCATCCACGATCGATAAACTAACCATGCTCTTCCAAGACAACGTCTACAAGATTTACAATCATGTCATGCCTTTAAACACCGTGTCAAATTCATCTCCAAAGGGTAAGTTAGAGAGAAAGCAGaccaagaaagaatatCATACCACCATATTGGATTTCCATTGGTTAAGCTCTTCTAAGCCAGTTATTATATCTCAGTTCTGTGCGTTTGATAGCTCAGCCAATGTTTATAGGAATAAAGCACAGCCAATTCCTCCATTTAGTGTCTTCCATCCGCCCTTCATGAAATATGCCTGCGTAGCTGTACGAAAGAATGGTCAAATAGACTTTTGGTATCAATTCTCGAATTCTAAAGATCATAAAAAAATCACTTCACAACTCATGACCAGCCAGGACCAACGTACCAAAGAATTCGATTGGCTCTTATTTGCCAAGGTAACTCCAATTAATGATGACCAAAGTATGCTGATAACCACTTATTCCCAGTTGTCAAAAAGACTtacttttttcaagctACATATGAGCTGGAATGTTAATACTGCCAACCCAACACTTCTGAACGATCcatcattgaaaatttccCACATTTTCGAGACTACCTTAGATGCCGTTGACGAGGAAGGCTACGTACTTGATCTCGCACATCTTCATGTCTTGTCTAAATCACCACTGGAAAAAAATGCATCACCAGAGATACTGCTGGTCTACGATGTTTGCGGGACGAACAAATCGCTTGTCAGGCGATTTAGACTAACAAAAACGCTATTGAACAACAATTTCATTAGCATATTGAGGCCAAATCGTCCTGCAGATACGGCTAAGCAGCCAACAATATCCAAGCGCTACAATCTTCATTATGTTGACAAGCTCTTGCTTGAGAATAAGATTGTCTCGGTAACATCAGAGATGCTGGATGGCTTCACCACCTTTTACGCAGAAGACGGATCTGTCACGTCTTATAATCCGAGTGACTGGAAATCGGAAAGTGAGAGGTTGCCAACTCAAAGCCAAGAAGCTAAATTTCGCGATATTATCACGTCAATCTTGAGTACCGGGTTCAAGTATCCCAAAATACCTCCAGCATGTGCAGTTGAATGGATGCAGGTATCCCCCGCTATGTGCGGtgtcatcttcaaactgaATAAATGTGACACTCCAAAATTTTACTCTATCTTTGGGGAGGAATACAAGGATCCAACAAAGGACAACATTCATGCTGCTGCTTTTGCCTTCGGATTTGTTGCTAGCATACATCGCCAGCTATCATCCGAAGATTTAACAATTGCATGCAAATCTCATGTCTTAAAGATTGCTAAAGCTGATGAGAATAGAGCTAAAGAATTTATCACTAATCTAATGGCCTCTGTCTACtcattcttcaatgttTCGCCTGATGCGAGAAAGGAGATAATGGATAAAATGATCTCGAGTAGACCTATTCAAAAAACCATGTTACTTCAATTGGAACTCGGTAGCTGCTTCACTCAGAGCAATATTTACAAAATGGCTCGAGTGGTCATGTCATTGAGAAATGTGCTCTTTGCATTTAGTGGCGTTGCTCGTAACCTTCATTTTGCCATAGAACAGTTGAGTAATAGTACAATTCAGCATTCCTCAGGAAATTCATTCCAGACTTCATTTTCCAAGCAAGACTTAGTACATTCATTGATTCCTATTTCCAAATGGTTTGTCAAGTTTGTGACTTTTTTAATCCAAGAAGTCATTTTGTTAATAAATGATCCCCAAGAGCAGTCGAACACTCTAGTGCTTGGTATATTCGGCGCAAGAATGCCTAGGACGCTAATTTTATCGATTCTAAATGAGATTAAGAAGGTAACACAACTAGTAACTAAATTCCCAGAGACCACCTATCCAGTTCTCAATGAATCATCGAATTTCCTAAA
This genomic interval carries:
- the SIN4 gene encoding Sin4p (similar to Saccharomyces cerevisiae SIN4 (YNL236W); ancestral locus Anc_2.8), with product MYLPGQQLVSWSKTGLIAYGDSKSPEGNFCVTFLETVNGTNWRFHPPKRYIIHPQLHEVPASGIGNALTQTGNSLNGSGSTPNVAALNNDKHAHQFFYNISSVHWNNWFSLPGDMLAVCDEIGNMTMLISGQSPEGPSTIDKLTMLFQDNVYKIYNHVMPLNTVSNSSPKGKLERKQTKKEYHTTILDFHWLSSSKPVIISQFCAFDSSANVYRNKAQPIPPFSVFHPPFMKYACVAVRKNGQIDFWYQFSNSKDHKKITSQLMTSQDQRTKEFDWLLFAKVTPINDDQSMLITTYSQLSKRLTFFKLHMSWNVNTANPTLLNDPSLKISHIFETTLDAVDEEGYVLDLAHLHVLSKSPLEKNASPEILLVYDVCGTNKSLVRRFRLTKTLLNNNFISILRPNRPADTAKQPTISKRYNLHYVDKLLLENKIVSVTSEMLDGFTTFYAEDGSVTSYNPSDWKSESERLPTQSQEAKFRDIITSILSTGFKYPKIPPACAVEWMQVSPAMCGVIFKLNKCDTPKFYSIFGEEYKDPTKDNIHAAAFAFGFVASIHRQLSSEDLTIACKSHVLKIAKADENRAKEFITNLMASVYSFFNVSPDARKEIMDKMISSRPIQKTMLLQLELGSCFTQSNIYKMARVVMSLRNVLFAFSGVARNLHFAIEQLSNSTIQHSSGNSFQTSFSKQDLVHSLIPISKWFVKFVTFLIQEVILLINDPQEQSNTLVLGIFGARMPRTLILSILNEIKKVTQLVTKFPETTYPVLNESSNFLKIVLGESPVNFEKFETFLVDVNNKFTAFNEQQPSSSREPSLLVKAEIPSNVSKIGDFLLAYSNNAVISHVKANSVYFADTSGLRISNDEFFEPEVFRLLQPLEKGLVIDDEDFPEKYRNSKSFCQVDYDAISYDHLSSEELKDGKLKRCCRCGCVTRAGYVIFNNKTIVPTSIQTKRWPTIYARICICSGFLYELET
- the YTP1 gene encoding Ytp1p (similar to Saccharomyces cerevisiae YTP1 (YNL237W); ancestral locus Anc_2.7); its protein translation is MSLIVRIRNLCVFFLSACLLQAASAMEMDNTDEYTRPDIVDAGPKTFHWLCSLFLLLLIPSFATCLTFAGKIYTSVFLQIICGCYAILEALVLKFEDGDGVENRTSRGTAWFLMWITWVTIFFGGLASGTGILVRNKKLQAFVSHTGEFKLSLVHRVLSFMVVLTGWVKICLAPVALFGFCRDKHTGQCIAHGIMGSAFILYGFVYSLVLVIPWLRLSQASFSQDHIDSWVMCLWGIVNTFTEHRWGREDWSMSDYQHTIMGVIWWCGGILGIFLSRGGRRTFVPSLIIIFTGWAMSEHSQHLLISTKVHYVFGLVLMSGGALRIVEISFLLKDERAGDKIYSFQYLAPFCLVCAGVMFMGANEEQLILVLRLGADHGAYILLLGSAAFMIYFWMLVCLEIYLHLIVKEQKGFLSKYSNLEGPVEDPDFELEVVSEDQFRE
- the KEX2 gene encoding kexin KEX2 (similar to Saccharomyces cerevisiae KEX2 (YNL238W); ancestral locus Anc_2.6), with the translated sequence MKFRASLLLLLLNAVKIAHTQRVPAKDHESRHYFAVESYLDPNELNKIHPDWTYEHDVRGLDNHYVFSRESSSKSLRKRLLADGTDVLSVEDLLPQRLEKRMPVPLVPIDSSMIPMKEAEDRLIIKDPLFEKQWHLINPSYPGNDINVTGLWYDNITGHGVVTAIVDDGLDYDNDDLKDNFCAEGSWDFNDNTALPKPRLSDDYHGTRCAGEVAAARNDYCGVGVAYDAKVSGIRILSGEITPEDEAASLIYGLDVNDIYSCSWGPADDGRHLQGPSDLVKKAMIKGVQEGRDNKGAIYVFASGNGGGFGDNCNFDGYTNSIYSITVGAIDHKGLHPPYSESCSAVMVVTYSSGSGEYIHSTDINDKCSDRHGGTSAAAPLAAGIFTLVLEANPGLTWRDLQYLSILSSEQINDMDGEWQQGPLGKMYSHRYGYGKLDAYKIVDMARGWNNVNPQTWHYAPTQDVSLSTNSTDDKIESVVTIDRKKLEDSNFKRIEHVTVTVDIEADIRGTTEVDLISPMGTTSKLAVVRKLDNSQDGFKSWSFMSVAHWGEEGVGDWRLQVRTTVAGNEVKLNNWRLKFFGESIDESLTVPFVFGNDSEDLSQEESDSENEIEAAPSEVATTTTEEPLATASPTTDTSASPTTNTSAAPTDVFNSDAPNKMTSPAKAMHYFVALFVIGAALFLLYFLFFVRTRRRIRRSRAETYEFDIIDTDSDHDSSFDYSMRGGPEIGSADVDDFDFDLSDEDNLVNDSSNDPEAHFQPLDQALDVSQSKKNGAQKD